In Nitrosophilus labii, the following proteins share a genomic window:
- the feoB gene encoding ferrous iron transport protein B, protein MKKIKVALVGQPNVGKSSIINSITDAKLHVGNFAGVTVEKKEVLVKKEDYEIDIVDLPGIYSLNAYTPEEHVAKKYLLEEDYDLIINVVDANVLQRNLIFTMQLLDMNKKMILVVNMIDEVEKNGGKIDAHKLSSLLGIPVILTSAKENRGVDEIIDKVIEVYNLPQPKRKIFYNEKIEEEIVKLSNILMKSPHFNDKEESRFFIIRLLEKDEDIYKIVHDLPIFLELHEELGESIKKLKLEFDEESVTDIFTDERNSLAKSIVMQVMILPQKESLTDKIDKILIHPIFGLPIFLFFMWLLFQLTFQVGSIPMEYIDQTVTNFAQWLKMILPKGDLNSVITDGVIPAVGAIIMFLPNILILFLGINLLEQTGYMARAAFLLDGFLKKFGLQGKAFIPLVSGFGCTVPAYMAARTLKNPKDRLITMLVLGFMNCSARLPVYVLFIAAFFPAHNAGNVLFVIYISGAILGLVVAKILRTVLFKGEPEPFVMEMPPYRFPSVKALLMELWIKAKIFIKKAGTFIAGTAMIVWFLSSYPVDETLKTEYLKKIEFATSKEEKRVLQNELAAKELESSYLGMVGKAIEPIFSPIGFDWRLSVATISGLAAKEVIVSTLATLYAVGEADEHSTTLINKLRENIDFKTAIALIIIIMIYSPCIAAMSTFYAEVPQWAWRAFYTIYPNVLAWTLAFIVYRVLLLFGL, encoded by the coding sequence ATGAAAAAAATCAAAGTGGCGTTGGTAGGTCAGCCTAATGTAGGAAAATCATCTATTATAAACTCGATAACAGATGCTAAACTGCACGTGGGAAATTTCGCCGGGGTTACTGTAGAGAAGAAAGAGGTTTTGGTTAAAAAAGAGGATTATGAGATTGATATAGTCGATCTTCCCGGAATTTACTCTCTTAATGCATATACTCCGGAAGAGCACGTAGCGAAAAAGTATCTTTTAGAGGAGGATTATGATCTTATCATCAACGTGGTAGATGCCAATGTTTTACAAAGAAATCTTATATTTACCATGCAACTTCTCGATATGAATAAAAAGATGATTTTAGTAGTGAATATGATAGATGAGGTAGAAAAAAACGGTGGAAAAATTGATGCTCACAAGCTCTCTTCTTTGTTAGGAATTCCAGTTATTTTGACATCTGCAAAAGAGAATAGGGGAGTTGATGAGATAATCGACAAAGTTATCGAAGTTTACAATTTGCCACAACCAAAAAGAAAGATTTTTTACAATGAAAAAATAGAGGAAGAGATTGTTAAGCTTTCAAATATTCTTATGAAATCTCCACATTTTAATGATAAAGAGGAGTCTCGTTTTTTTATCATTAGACTTTTAGAAAAAGATGAAGATATATATAAAATAGTCCATGATCTTCCTATATTTTTAGAACTTCACGAAGAGCTTGGAGAGAGTATTAAAAAGCTTAAATTGGAGTTCGATGAAGAGAGTGTGACCGACATCTTTACCGATGAGAGAAACTCTTTGGCAAAAAGTATCGTAATGCAGGTTATGATACTCCCTCAAAAAGAGAGTTTGACGGATAAAATAGATAAGATATTAATACATCCTATTTTTGGTTTGCCAATATTTCTTTTTTTTATGTGGCTACTTTTTCAGCTTACATTTCAAGTCGGTTCTATTCCTATGGAGTATATAGACCAAACGGTAACCAATTTTGCTCAGTGGCTTAAAATGATACTACCCAAAGGGGATTTAAACTCCGTTATAACCGATGGTGTGATTCCAGCAGTTGGCGCTATCATAATGTTTTTGCCAAATATCCTAATACTCTTTTTAGGTATCAATCTTCTGGAACAGACCGGATATATGGCAAGGGCTGCCTTTTTGCTAGATGGTTTTTTAAAAAAGTTCGGGCTTCAAGGGAAAGCTTTCATTCCTTTGGTAAGTGGTTTTGGTTGTACTGTTCCTGCATATATGGCAGCTAGAACGCTTAAAAATCCAAAAGACAGACTAATAACTATGCTGGTTTTGGGATTTATGAACTGTAGTGCTAGACTTCCGGTTTATGTTCTTTTTATAGCCGCTTTTTTTCCTGCTCATAATGCAGGTAACGTACTTTTTGTCATCTATATAAGCGGTGCTATTCTTGGTCTTGTAGTAGCCAAAATATTACGTACCGTACTTTTTAAAGGGGAACCTGAACCTTTTGTTATGGAGATGCCTCCATATAGGTTTCCTTCGGTTAAGGCTCTTTTGATGGAGCTGTGGATAAAAGCTAAAATATTTATAAAAAAAGCAGGTACTTTTATTGCCGGTACCGCTATGATAGTCTGGTTTTTGAGTTCTTATCCAGTAGATGAGACTCTAAAAACGGAGTATTTAAAAAAGATAGAGTTTGCCACAAGTAAAGAAGAAAAAAGAGTGTTGCAAAATGAACTTGCTGCTAAAGAGCTTGAAAGTAGCTATCTTGGAATGGTTGGAAAGGCAATTGAGCCAATTTTTTCTCCGATAGGGTTTGATTGGAGACTTAGTGTAGCCACTATTAGTGGTTTGGCTGCAAAAGAGGTGATTGTATCTACTTTGGCTACTTTATATGCGGTTGGAGAAGCTGACGAACACAGTACTACACTTATTAACAAATTAAGAGAAAATATCGATTTTAAAACGGCTATTGCGCTAATTATAATAATAATGATCTATTCTCCGTGTATTGCGGCTATGAGTACTTTTTACGCTGAAGTACCTCAGTGGGCTTGGAGAGCGTTTTATACCATATATCCAAATGTTTTAGCGTGGACTTTAGCTTTTATTGTTTATAGAGTTTTATTGCTTTTTGGTCTGTGA
- a CDS encoding FeoA family protein: MKSIVEMKIDEEAVIKKIKAKEPVKSRLTAMGVAKGNRLKLLDYTLKKQTWEVDVEGTRVALRKEEAESILVD, translated from the coding sequence ATGAAGAGTATTGTAGAGATGAAAATAGACGAAGAAGCAGTTATAAAAAAGATCAAAGCAAAAGAACCGGTCAAAAGTAGATTGACCGCTATGGGAGTAGCCAAAGGAAACAGACTAAAACTGCTCGATTATACTCTTAAAAAACAGACTTGGGAAGTAGATGTTGAGGGAACAAGAGTAGCGTTAAGAAAAGAGGAAGCAGAAAGTATATTGGTTGATTAG
- a CDS encoding OprD family outer membrane porin, producing the protein MKRVFVAVALFAAVNIVAETSLRTKLGENTPLEHTKSEIRFGYIYQDNRDKYDTKALGFGGHLHIYTKEFYGFSAVSSFYAVGDFGLNPSLDETNENLLGSKKRGAAFVSEAYVKYHFGKSVLKAGRMMVDTPHADSDDIMMIPNFFQGVCFKSYFYKDIEITFAKLDKMAGWENGIDASKFVNISEVIGVEKRTDGMALASIEYEKGYKNISIWFYKIYDIADDYFITAGNSFLYKDLEFYLAFQLDRAINSGDSLLGKIDTKTFGVLTELFVKDVKIQWAYNEELGSTKSFFSLGGGPFFTSLEEQTIDSIQAKNAKSYTLGVEYYFNEDITIGVARGVFKAGNEEEFYTIENDIYVEATLKDDINLQFVCAFIDDQIDSRNDHNIFRVVLKKSFRR; encoded by the coding sequence ATGAAAAGGGTATTTGTAGCTGTCGCTCTTTTTGCGGCTGTAAATATTGTTGCAGAGACATCTTTAAGAACAAAGTTGGGTGAAAATACGCCTCTAGAACATACAAAAAGTGAAATTAGATTTGGATACATTTATCAAGATAATAGAGACAAATATGATACAAAAGCTTTAGGATTTGGCGGTCATTTACATATTTATACAAAAGAGTTTTACGGCTTTAGCGCAGTTTCAAGTTTTTATGCGGTAGGAGATTTTGGACTAAATCCTTCTTTGGATGAAACAAACGAAAATCTATTGGGTTCAAAAAAGAGAGGAGCGGCTTTTGTAAGTGAAGCCTATGTGAAGTATCATTTTGGAAAATCAGTTTTAAAGGCTGGAAGAATGATGGTGGATACTCCACATGCTGATAGTGACGATATTATGATGATTCCAAATTTTTTTCAAGGTGTTTGTTTTAAGAGTTACTTTTATAAAGATATTGAAATAACATTTGCAAAACTTGACAAAATGGCTGGATGGGAGAACGGTATTGATGCTTCAAAATTTGTTAATATCAGTGAAGTTATTGGAGTAGAAAAAAGAACTGACGGTATGGCTTTAGCTTCGATAGAGTATGAAAAGGGATATAAAAATATATCTATTTGGTTTTATAAAATTTATGATATTGCTGATGATTATTTTATAACTGCCGGCAACTCTTTTTTGTACAAAGATTTAGAGTTTTATCTTGCTTTTCAGCTAGATAGGGCAATAAACAGTGGAGACTCATTACTTGGTAAAATAGATACGAAAACTTTTGGAGTTCTAACTGAACTTTTTGTAAAAGATGTTAAAATTCAATGGGCATATAATGAAGAGCTTGGTTCAACAAAAAGTTTTTTTAGTTTAGGTGGAGGTCCTTTTTTTACCTCGCTGGAAGAACAAACAATAGACTCTATTCAAGCTAAAAACGCAAAGAGCTATACTTTGGGCGTAGAATACTATTTTAACGAAGATATAACGATAGGAGTTGCGAGAGGCGTTTTTAAAGCCGGCAATGAAGAAGAGTTTTATACTATAGAGAATGACATTTATGTGGAAGCTACGCTCAAGGATGATATAAATTTACAATTTGTTTGCGCTTTTATCGATGATCAAATAGATTCAAGAAATGATCACAATATTTTTAGAGTAGTTTTGAAAAAGAGTTTCAGGAGATGA
- the gltX gene encoding glutamate--tRNA ligase codes for MLRFAPSPTGDMHIGNLRVAIFNYIVAKQKQERFLVRIEDTDIERNIDGKDKEILEILKKFDIEYDELLYQSKNITFHQNFAYKLLQDKKAFACFCTKEELEKEREKAKKTKIAYRYSGKCEEITIEEASKKAEPFVVRIKKPQKRIEFNDILKGKMAFEPNEVDSFVILRADERPTYNFACSIDDMLHDVSLIIRGEDHLSNTPKQIHIRELLGYTKDIDYCHLPIILNEEGKKMSKRDKASSVKWLLEEGFLPQAIANYLILLGNKTPKEIFTMQEAIDWFDLKNLSKNSAKFDLDKLRFINRAHIKILDDKILAKLLGYDDENIGKLAKIYIEEASTLKELKPKIEKIFSKKEIPSEYEKEVEVLKKLIKDYSNIKKFDEFKKMLMQESGLKGKKFFKPLRLLLTGQEHGPEISLLYPILRKFINEVVR; via the coding sequence ATGCTTAGATTTGCTCCAAGCCCGACAGGCGATATGCATATAGGAAATTTAAGAGTCGCTATTTTCAACTATATAGTTGCGAAACAAAAACAAGAGAGATTTTTGGTTAGAATCGAAGATACCGATATTGAAAGAAATATAGATGGAAAAGATAAAGAGATACTAGAAATCTTGAAAAAATTCGATATTGAGTATGACGAACTTCTATATCAAAGTAAAAACATCACCTTTCATCAAAATTTTGCATATAAACTTTTGCAGGACAAAAAAGCCTTTGCATGTTTTTGTACCAAAGAGGAACTTGAAAAAGAGAGAGAAAAGGCAAAAAAAACAAAAATTGCCTATAGATATAGCGGAAAATGTGAAGAGATCACTATTGAAGAAGCATCTAAAAAAGCAGAACCTTTTGTAGTCAGAATCAAAAAACCCCAAAAAAGGATTGAGTTTAATGATATTTTAAAAGGAAAAATGGCTTTTGAGCCAAATGAAGTGGACTCTTTTGTTATTTTAAGAGCAGATGAAAGACCGACTTACAATTTTGCATGTTCGATAGATGATATGCTTCATGATGTATCTTTAATCATAAGAGGAGAAGATCATCTATCAAATACTCCAAAGCAGATACACATAAGAGAGCTTTTAGGATACACGAAAGATATAGATTATTGCCATCTTCCAATAATTTTAAATGAAGAGGGCAAAAAGATGAGCAAACGGGATAAGGCCTCAAGTGTAAAATGGCTTTTGGAAGAAGGTTTTTTGCCACAAGCGATCGCAAACTATCTCATACTTCTGGGTAACAAAACTCCAAAAGAGATATTTACTATGCAAGAGGCTATAGATTGGTTCGATCTTAAAAATCTATCAAAAAACAGCGCCAAATTTGATTTAGATAAACTAAGATTTATAAATAGAGCGCATATTAAAATATTAGATGATAAAATCTTAGCCAAACTTTTGGGTTATGATGATGAAAATATAGGAAAACTTGCTAAAATATATATTGAAGAGGCAAGTACTTTAAAAGAGCTAAAGCCTAAGATAGAAAAGATTTTTTCTAAAAAAGAGATTCCATCCGAGTATGAAAAAGAGGTTGAAGTTTTAAAAAAGTTGATAAAAGATTATAGTAATATAAAAAAGTTTGATGAGTTCAAAAAAATGTTGATGCAAGAAAGCGGATTGAAAGGTAAAAAGTTTTTCAAACCATTAAGACTACTCTTAACCGGCCAGGAGCACGGACCGGAAATTTCGCTTTTGTATCCGATTTTAAGAAAATTCATAAATGAGGTAGTAAGATGA
- a CDS encoding YggT family protein codes for MIVISTLLEAVANILHMVINIYIWVVIIAALISWVRPDPYNPIVQTLYRLTEPVYYFIRKYIPTVIGGIDLAPLIVIIVLQFIDLFLVKLLFQLAYSLQ; via the coding sequence ATGATAGTTATTTCCACACTTTTAGAAGCTGTCGCTAACATTTTACATATGGTAATCAATATCTATATATGGGTTGTTATTATAGCCGCGCTTATAAGCTGGGTACGACCGGATCCTTACAATCCTATAGTTCAAACACTCTATAGACTCACCGAACCAGTTTACTATTTTATAAGAAAATATATACCTACAGTTATCGGGGGTATCGATCTTGCACCTCTAATCGTTATTATCGTATTGCAGTTTATAGATCTCTTTTTGGTTAAACTTCTTTTTCAGCTAGCATACTCATTGCAATGA
- a CDS encoding CoA-binding protein, with the protein MDCGFPTINENKESIKSIFKSVKTIAIVGLSPDPSKDSHKVAAYLQSAGYKIIPIYPKGEEILGEKVYKSLELVPDKIDMIDIFRKPAAVLPIVEIAISRGDIKVVWMQKGIVNNEAAELAHKSGIKVVQNMCTMIEHKNLFV; encoded by the coding sequence ATGGATTGTGGATTTCCAACAATTAACGAAAATAAAGAATCGATTAAATCCATTTTTAAAAGTGTCAAAACTATAGCGATTGTAGGTCTTTCTCCAGATCCTTCAAAAGATAGTCATAAAGTTGCGGCTTACTTGCAAAGTGCCGGATACAAAATAATCCCAATATACCCTAAAGGCGAAGAGATTTTAGGTGAAAAGGTTTATAAAAGTTTGGAACTTGTACCGGATAAAATTGATATGATTGATATTTTTAGAAAGCCCGCCGCTGTTTTGCCTATTGTTGAAATAGCTATAAGTAGAGGGGATATAAAAGTTGTTTGGATGCAAAAGGGTATCGTTAATAACGAAGCCGCTGAACTAGCTCATAAGTCTGGAATAAAAGTGGTACAAAACATGTGTACTATGATTGAACATAAAAATCTATTTGTTTAA
- a CDS encoding phosphatidylserine decarboxylase, protein MRRVRKRVISNIISKSFGKFASHRFHPALQKFINRSYVKFLKLDMKEFKKAEEYKTLNELFTRELINQRDIDIDQKSVVSPTDSLITECGKLQKDRLFQIKGMEYCVDSLLLECDEKSKKRVYNGEFINFYLSPRDYHRYHMPYDLQIKKVIHIPGKLYPVNLRYLRKKINLFIENERVILECYTKDSKLLYIVLVGALNVGQMTLVFESRIETNKNREISVYEYENLWMNKGELLGYFKMGSTVVMLFEKDSVKLEIVAGQKVKFGDKVAEFY, encoded by the coding sequence TTGAGAAGAGTAAGAAAAAGAGTAATAAGCAACATCATCTCAAAGAGTTTCGGAAAATTTGCTAGTCACAGATTTCATCCTGCTCTTCAAAAATTTATTAACAGATCGTATGTTAAATTTTTAAAATTGGATATGAAAGAGTTTAAAAAAGCTGAAGAGTATAAAACTCTTAATGAGCTTTTTACTAGAGAGCTTATTAACCAAAGAGACATAGATATAGATCAAAAATCGGTTGTATCTCCTACAGATTCGCTTATAACAGAATGCGGAAAACTCCAAAAAGATAGACTTTTTCAGATAAAAGGTATGGAGTATTGTGTTGACTCTTTGTTATTGGAGTGTGACGAAAAGAGTAAAAAAAGAGTTTATAACGGTGAATTTATAAATTTTTATCTCTCTCCAAGAGATTATCATAGGTACCACATGCCTTATGATCTTCAGATAAAAAAAGTGATTCATATTCCAGGTAAGCTCTATCCGGTTAACCTTAGATATCTTAGAAAAAAGATAAATCTTTTCATAGAAAACGAAAGGGTTATTTTAGAGTGCTATACAAAAGATTCTAAATTGCTTTATATCGTTTTGGTAGGCGCTTTGAATGTAGGACAGATGACTTTGGTTTTTGAAAGTAGGATAGAGACAAACAAAAATAGAGAAATTTCTGTTTATGAGTATGAAAATCTTTGGATGAATAAAGGCGAACTTCTAGGATATTTCAAGATGGGTTCGACGGTAGTGATGCTTTTTGAAAAAGATAGTGTAAAATTAGAAATAGTTGCAGGCCAAAAAGTAAAGTTCGGCGATAAAGTGGCCGAATTTTACTAA
- a CDS encoding EAL domain-containing protein gives MKINRAFLVKNIKEISTEIDKEYSDVLLSNKSIELLEKFFQKNGAEELREFGKYCAIQEIPYLELNFIIEDLFKRVYIEYNEYIDHIAYGYLHIKLQNDAKYFEIKVQKIFVATINKVRDTINLHIYWILEFISSVTNNTKPPQMDETQCHLGCWIEKMSEEFDTKEIREQHHNLHTLAKHAYISYQKGAFHRFLLLYIDMIYYSAIIRQNILQYFTEEELISITIDVLTHLPNRFTLQSDVKNLDASMSIFLFNIKDFSKINLMFGQRTGDKVIKSVAQVLLQCKECQKVYRIYGDEFGVLLKNENVYESIQKLVNILESQPYPKDTKLVNITIYGSYAKVGEHLLEKAEFGIIYGKQNSNKITNVDRFTREEMLEYAKNLQLSQRLQLAFASNKIYPYYQPIFNIDTGRIEKYEVLLRVEDLSGRIMSPSEFLDVLKNMFIYPEVTKMVLIKAFDKFKDKPYEFSVNLSFRDIINEETSHMIENIIQNNPQTTKRLTIELLEYEAILNFSKVSQFIEKVRSYGVKIALDDFGAGYSNFINIFKLNIDFIKIDGSIIQNILIDKKSKVLVISIQNIAEEIGAKTIAEFVSSERIFEAVKLFGVNYAQGYFIGEPKADLQ, from the coding sequence ATGAAGATAAATCGCGCATTTTTAGTAAAGAATATAAAAGAAATCAGTACAGAGATAGATAAAGAGTATAGCGACGTACTTCTTTCAAATAAGAGTATAGAGCTATTAGAAAAGTTTTTTCAAAAAAATGGTGCTGAGGAGTTACGGGAGTTTGGAAAATATTGTGCGATACAAGAGATCCCTTATTTGGAGCTTAATTTTATCATCGAAGATCTTTTTAAGCGGGTATATATAGAATATAACGAGTATATTGATCACATCGCATATGGTTATTTACATATAAAACTGCAAAATGACGCCAAATATTTTGAGATAAAAGTTCAAAAGATATTCGTCGCGACGATAAATAAAGTACGTGATACCATTAATTTGCATATATACTGGATACTTGAGTTTATCTCTTCCGTTACTAACAATACCAAACCGCCGCAGATGGATGAAACCCAGTGCCATCTTGGATGCTGGATTGAAAAAATGAGCGAAGAGTTTGATACAAAAGAGATTCGAGAGCAGCATCACAACCTACATACTTTAGCGAAACATGCTTATATATCTTACCAAAAAGGGGCTTTTCACAGATTTTTGTTACTCTATATAGATATGATCTACTATAGTGCGATTATACGCCAAAATATTTTACAATACTTTACGGAAGAGGAGCTTATATCTATCACTATAGATGTTCTAACACACCTTCCTAACCGTTTTACCCTACAAAGCGACGTAAAAAATCTTGATGCGAGTATGAGCATTTTTTTGTTCAATATTAAAGATTTTTCAAAAATTAATCTAATGTTTGGTCAAAGAACGGGCGATAAAGTTATAAAAAGTGTTGCTCAAGTATTGTTGCAATGTAAAGAGTGTCAAAAAGTTTATCGTATATACGGAGACGAGTTTGGCGTATTGCTAAAAAATGAGAACGTATATGAATCTATTCAAAAACTTGTCAATATTCTCGAGAGCCAACCTTATCCGAAAGATACGAAACTCGTAAACATCACTATTTATGGATCATACGCAAAAGTAGGCGAACATCTGCTTGAGAAAGCGGAGTTCGGTATCATATACGGCAAACAAAACTCAAACAAAATTACAAACGTTGATAGATTCACACGTGAAGAGATGCTTGAATACGCAAAGAACCTTCAGCTCTCGCAACGCTTGCAACTTGCTTTTGCTAGTAATAAGATCTATCCATATTATCAACCAATTTTTAATATCGATACGGGTAGGATTGAAAAATATGAAGTGCTTTTGCGGGTTGAAGACTTAAGCGGTAGAATTATGTCTCCATCGGAATTTTTGGATGTGCTTAAAAATATGTTTATCTATCCTGAAGTTACAAAAATGGTATTAATCAAAGCGTTTGACAAATTCAAAGATAAACCATACGAGTTTAGCGTCAACTTGTCCTTTCGTGACATTATCAATGAAGAGACTAGCCATATGATAGAAAATATCATACAAAACAATCCTCAAACCACCAAACGGCTTACTATCGAGTTGCTTGAGTACGAAGCGATCCTCAACTTTTCTAAAGTTTCACAGTTTATTGAAAAAGTAAGGAGTTATGGTGTTAAGATAGCGCTGGATGATTTTGGTGCCGGGTATTCAAACTTTATCAATATTTTTAAACTCAATATCGACTTTATCAAGATAGACGGTTCAATTATTCAAAACATTTTAATCGATAAAAAATCGAAAGTACTTGTAATATCGATACAAAATATTGCGGAAGAGATAGGCGCAAAAACCATAGCGGAATTTGTTTCAAGCGAACGGATATTTGAGGCCGTCAAACTATTTGGAGTGAACTATGCACAAGGTTATTTCATAGGAGAGCCTAAGGCAGATTTGCAATAG